The following proteins are co-located in the Bordetella bronchialis genome:
- the ybgC gene encoding tol-pal system-associated acyl-CoA thioesterase — translation MTSPLSPHPPVESTLDIRVYYEDTDAGGIVFYANYLKFMERGRTEWLRSLGFDQSRLARDSGHVFVVAALDMRYRKPARLDDMLTIRTRVTRVGRASIHFAQRAERSGELLAEGNIQVGCVDGATLRPAELPPELRATLESIQE, via the coding sequence TTGACGTCGCCGTTGTCGCCGCATCCCCCCGTTGAATCCACGCTGGACATCCGTGTCTATTACGAAGACACGGATGCCGGCGGCATCGTTTTCTACGCCAACTATCTGAAGTTCATGGAACGCGGCCGTACCGAATGGCTGCGCTCGCTGGGCTTCGACCAATCCCGCCTGGCGCGCGACTCCGGCCATGTGTTCGTGGTCGCCGCCCTGGACATGCGATACCGCAAACCGGCCCGTCTGGACGACATGCTTACCATACGTACGCGTGTAACACGAGTGGGCCGCGCTTCGATACACTTCGCGCAGCGGGCGGAACGCAGCGGGGAACTGCTGGCCGAAGGCAACATCCAAGTGGGCTGTGTCGACGGGGCCACCCTGAGGCCGGCGGAGCTGCCACCGGAATTGCGCGCAACACTCGAATCTATTCAGGAATAA
- the tolR gene encoding protein TolR, with protein MPSVRSGGRAGRRMKSDINVVPYIDVMLVLLVIFMVTAPLITPGLINLPSVGQASDVPVKPLEVQISQNGDIALRMREPGANPENIGRSELVSQVRARITADTPVVIAADGKVPYESVVKVMDELRTNGVTRLGLLVDQQSSTGAAAAAAGQPQPQRSAPAAPKR; from the coding sequence ATGCCCTCGGTACGCTCGGGCGGCCGCGCCGGCCGCCGCATGAAATCCGACATCAACGTCGTGCCCTATATCGACGTGATGCTCGTCCTGCTGGTGATCTTCATGGTCACCGCCCCGCTGATCACCCCCGGCCTGATCAACCTGCCCTCCGTGGGACAGGCCTCGGATGTCCCCGTCAAGCCGCTGGAAGTGCAGATCTCCCAGAACGGCGATATCGCGCTGCGCATGCGGGAGCCGGGCGCCAACCCGGAAAACATCGGGCGCTCGGAACTGGTCAGCCAGGTGCGCGCCCGCATCACGGCCGATACGCCGGTGGTCATCGCGGCCGACGGCAAGGTGCCCTACGAATCGGTCGTGAAGGTCATGGACGAGTTGCGCACGAACGGCGTGACCCGGCTGGGGCTGCTGGTGGACCAGCAATCGTCGACCGGCGCCGCCGCCGCGGCGGCCGGGCAACCGCAGCCGCAGCGTTCCGCCCCCGCCGCGCCCAAGCGCTGA
- the tolQ gene encoding protein TolQ: MQVSNDLSLFALIAHASVPVQLIMLLLLGISIMSWTYIFGKRYAIKRAHQQTRRFEDDFWSGGDLSMLQQAVANRRAEQGALARIFDAGMTEFLKARRAAANDANAVLDGARRAMRAAYQREMDALEAHLNFLASAGSVSPYIGLLGTVWGIMHAFIGLSNMQQATLASVAPGIAEALIATAIGLFAAIPAVVAYNRFTNDIDRLSIRFDSFVDEFLNILQRQVR, encoded by the coding sequence ATGCAAGTCTCCAACGACCTGTCGTTGTTCGCTCTGATCGCGCATGCGAGCGTGCCGGTCCAATTGATCATGCTGCTGCTTCTGGGCATTTCGATCATGTCGTGGACCTACATCTTCGGCAAGCGCTACGCCATCAAGCGGGCCCACCAGCAGACGCGCCGCTTCGAAGACGACTTCTGGTCCGGCGGCGACCTGTCCATGCTGCAGCAGGCAGTGGCCAACCGCCGCGCCGAACAGGGCGCCCTGGCCCGCATCTTCGATGCCGGCATGACGGAGTTCCTGAAGGCGCGCCGCGCCGCCGCCAACGATGCCAACGCGGTCCTGGACGGCGCCCGCCGCGCCATGCGGGCTGCCTACCAACGCGAAATGGACGCCCTGGAGGCGCACCTGAACTTCCTGGCCTCGGCCGGCTCGGTCAGCCCGTACATCGGCCTGCTGGGAACCGTGTGGGGCATCATGCACGCCTTCATCGGCCTGTCCAATATGCAGCAGGCCACGCTGGCCTCGGTGGCGCCCGGCATCGCCGAAGCCCTGATCGCCACGGCCATCGGCCTGTTCGCCGCGATCCCGGCGGTGGTGGCCTACAACCGCTTCACCAACGACATCGACCGGCTGTCCATCCGCTTCGACAGCTTTGTCGACGAATTCCTGAACATCCTGCAACGACAGGTGCGCTGA